A genomic stretch from Rhodobacterales bacterium HKCCA1288 includes:
- a CDS encoding alcohol dehydrogenase catalytic domain-containing protein, with amino-acid sequence MRAAILREYNKDLSIETVSDPECPEDGVILKVLACGVCRSDWHGWVGEHPRIKPGQIGGHEYCGEVIEAGPRATYKKGDRLVAPFILSCGSCPTCQSGAGHTCPNQRLPGFTEPGAFAEYVAVPFDHNLARLPETLSPTVAAGLGCRVTTSWHALTGRAAVQAGEWVAVHGTGGIGLSAAILAKALGAFVVVVDVVQEKIDHALSLGIDAGVNARDGDVAAKIIEITKGGAHVGIEALGIEATVAGSIGCLRPLGRHVQVGMPVGHTAQMQIDMNTVYMRNLALYGTRGMPSWRYPSLLGLIEAGRVDMSPLIAREIPLSQTGAELAAFNGPTPPGVAVITDFTS; translated from the coding sequence ATGCGTGCTGCCATCCTGCGTGAATATAACAAAGACCTGTCGATTGAGACTGTGTCAGACCCTGAATGCCCCGAAGACGGGGTGATCCTCAAAGTTCTGGCTTGTGGTGTTTGTCGCTCTGACTGGCATGGTTGGGTGGGGGAACACCCACGCATCAAACCCGGTCAAATCGGCGGGCATGAATATTGCGGCGAAGTGATCGAAGCAGGACCGCGCGCCACCTACAAAAAGGGGGATCGTTTGGTTGCCCCCTTTATTCTCTCCTGCGGCTCTTGCCCGACCTGTCAATCTGGCGCGGGTCATACCTGCCCCAATCAACGCTTGCCGGGCTTTACTGAGCCGGGCGCCTTTGCCGAATATGTCGCCGTTCCTTTTGATCATAATCTTGCGCGCTTGCCCGAAACGCTGTCACCGACTGTTGCGGCGGGGCTAGGGTGTCGTGTGACAACATCATGGCACGCGCTGACGGGGCGCGCGGCCGTGCAGGCGGGGGAATGGGTCGCGGTGCATGGCACGGGCGGCATTGGCCTTTCTGCCGCGATTTTGGCCAAGGCGCTTGGGGCTTTTGTGGTTGTCGTAGATGTCGTGCAGGAAAAGATCGACCATGCCCTGTCTTTGGGTATTGATGCAGGGGTGAACGCCCGTGATGGCGATGTCGCGGCCAAGATCATCGAAATCACCAAGGGCGGCGCACATGTCGGCATCGAGGCCCTCGGGATCGAGGCCACGGTTGCAGGCTCTATTGGATGTTTGCGCCCCTTGGGGCGTCATGTCCAGGTGGGCATGCCCGTAGGGCATACAGCCCAGATGCAGATTGATATGAACACGGTCTATATGCGCAATCTGGCCCTTTACGGCACGCGTGGCATGCCCTCTTGGCGGTATCCAAGTCTCTTGGGTCTGATCGAGGCAGGGCGGGTGGATATGTCCCCCCTGATTGCGCGGGAAATCCCGCTTTCGCAAACAGGGGCCGAGCTTGCCGCATTTAATGGCCCAACACCGCCCGGTGTGGCGGTCATCACTGATTTTACGTCCTGA
- a CDS encoding sensor histidine kinase translates to MSLNTRPTLEPRRLRALPRLSGVWVLRLFLALFLVGFIVTIWAANLFLTERLTESTRNRAEIRLALYSGTIMSELQRSSVVPLLLSRDPVLITALREGEFTATSQRLISYLDEIGAASFVLLNRSGRVVAATDRARLGELRASEPFFVQAVRSADTVFTSNEPATGRYDFTFSRHITDNNQLLGVIMVEVNLARVVEQWRGASEAVFITQGSGEIILATEPRWRGLIEADALARQDAPSAIRRAIENAGDWAFGEEGYVFGDDTLRLAQDMPFRGWEIVSYTAYASVRERVNGVLALLTMGFALVLAGAFYLLSRRARLQTAVFQRESAELRRLNDRLSREIAEREKAQRDLEQAELSLAQSQKLAALGEMSAAVSHELNQPLAAMKTYLAGAKLLLQRRRPDEAMSSFQRIDDLIERMGAITRQLKSYARKGGDSFAPVDLRDAITGAMTMMEPQMRQMKVEIAQIIPNQPVMILGDIVRLEQVIINLLRNALDAMKGQETRRIEILLAEGDEAVLSVRDNGAGIEDLDQLFEPFYTTKKPGEGVGLGLAISSGIVTDFGGRLRARNSDTGGAVFEIRLPRHQIKGAAE, encoded by the coding sequence ATGAGCCTAAACACACGCCCCACTCTTGAACCCCGCCGCTTGCGTGCCTTACCACGCCTCAGTGGCGTTTGGGTTTTACGCCTTTTCTTGGCGCTGTTCTTGGTGGGCTTTATCGTCACCATCTGGGCGGCCAACCTGTTTTTGACCGAGCGCCTGACCGAAAGCACCCGCAACCGCGCAGAAATTCGATTGGCGCTCTATTCTGGCACGATCATGTCAGAGCTACAGCGCAGCTCTGTCGTGCCGCTGTTGTTATCGCGCGACCCTGTCCTCATCACCGCGCTGCGCGAGGGGGAATTTACGGCCACCTCACAACGCCTGATTTCTTATTTGGATGAAATCGGGGCGGCCTCTTTTGTGCTTCTAAACCGCTCGGGCCGTGTTGTTGCTGCGACAGACCGCGCGCGGCTTGGGGAATTGCGCGCAAGCGAGCCCTTTTTTGTGCAAGCGGTGCGCAGCGCAGATACGGTCTTTACCTCAAACGAACCTGCCACTGGGCGGTATGACTTTACCTTTTCGCGCCATATCACTGATAACAATCAGCTTTTAGGCGTGATCATGGTCGAGGTGAACTTGGCCCGTGTGGTCGAACAATGGCGCGGGGCATCCGAGGCTGTGTTCATCACCCAAGGGTCAGGCGAGATCATTTTGGCAACCGAACCCCGTTGGCGTGGCTTGATTGAGGCGGATGCCTTGGCCCGCCAAGATGCCCCATCGGCCATTCGCCGCGCCATTGAGAATGCGGGCGATTGGGCCTTTGGCGAGGAGGGGTATGTGTTTGGCGATGACACGCTGCGCCTTGCCCAAGATATGCCCTTTCGCGGGTGGGAAATCGTGTCCTACACTGCCTATGCCTCGGTGCGTGAGCGGGTGAACGGGGTATTGGCCCTTTTGACAATGGGCTTTGCCCTTGTGCTTGCTGGCGCGTTTTACCTGTTGTCGCGCCGCGCGCGGTTGCAAACGGCCGTGTTTCAACGCGAAAGTGCGGAATTGCGCCGCCTCAATGACCGCCTCAGCCGCGAGATTGCCGAGCGCGAAAAAGCGCAGCGCGATTTGGAGCAGGCCGAATTATCGCTAGCGCAGAGCCAGAAATTGGCCGCTTTGGGGGAAATGTCCGCTGCTGTCAGCCATGAGTTGAACCAACCGCTTGCGGCCATGAAAACCTATCTGGCAGGGGCGAAATTGCTGTTGCAGCGCCGCCGCCCTGATGAGGCGATGTCCTCCTTTCAGCGCATTGACGATCTGATTGAACGCATGGGGGCGATCACGCGGCAGCTCAAATCCTATGCCCGCAAGGGCGGCGACAGTTTTGCCCCCGTTGATCTGCGCGATGCGATCACAGGCGCGATGACCATGATGGAGCCGCAAATGCGGCAGATGAAGGTGGAAATTGCACAAATCATCCCCAATCAGCCTGTGATGATCTTGGGCGATATCGTGCGGTTGGAACAGGTGATAATCAATCTGTTGCGCAACGCCCTTGATGCGATGAAAGGCCAAGAGACGCGGCGCATTGAAATCCTTTTGGCCGAAGGGGATGAGGCGGTTCTCTCGGTGCGTGACAACGGGGCAGGGATCGAAGATTTAGATCAACTCTTCGAGCCGTTTTACACCACCAAGAAGCCTGGTGAAGGGGTGGGGCTTGGCCTTGCGATTTCTTCGGGCATTGTCACTGATTTTGGGGGCCGTTTGCGCGCACGCAACAGCGACACAGGCGGCGCGGTATTTGAAATCAGGCTGCCGCGTCATCAGATAAAGGGGGCCGCAGAATAG
- the purQ gene encoding phosphoribosylformylglycinamidine synthase subunit PurQ, translating into MKAAVLVFPGSNCDRDLKRAFEQAGFSVDMVWHKDTKLPEGVDLVGVPGGFSYGDYLRCGAIAAQSPISGALKSHADRGGYVFGVCNGFQILTETKLLPGALLQNMSTRYICETVGLRVENTQSAFTTAYEQGAVIEVPIAHHEGNYQADAETLARLNGEGQVAFRYIENPNGAVEDIAGILSENRRVLGMMPHPERACEPLHGGTDGAGVFAGLAQALVAA; encoded by the coding sequence ATGAAAGCCGCCGTTCTTGTGTTTCCCGGATCGAATTGTGACCGCGATCTGAAGCGCGCCTTTGAACAGGCGGGCTTTTCCGTGGATATGGTCTGGCACAAGGACACCAAACTGCCTGAAGGGGTGGATTTGGTCGGTGTTCCGGGCGGGTTTTCTTATGGCGATTATTTGCGTTGCGGCGCGATTGCCGCGCAATCGCCCATTTCAGGCGCGTTAAAATCCCATGCGGATCGGGGCGGGTATGTGTTTGGGGTTTGCAACGGGTTCCAAATCTTGACGGAGACCAAATTGCTGCCCGGTGCGCTGCTGCAAAATATGTCGACCCGCTATATTTGCGAAACGGTTGGGTTGCGCGTGGAAAACACGCAAAGCGCCTTCACCACCGCCTATGAACAGGGCGCTGTGATCGAGGTGCCAATCGCGCATCATGAGGGAAATTATCAAGCCGATGCAGAGACGCTTGCGCGCTTGAACGGCGAGGGCCAGGTGGCATTTCGCTATATCGAAAACCCCAATGGCGCGGTCGAGGATATTGCAGGCATCTTGTCAGAAAACCGCCGCGTTTTGGGGATGATGCCGCATCCCGAGCGCGCCTGCGAGCCATTGCATGGCGGCACGGATGGTGCAGGCGTTTTTGCTGGTTTGGCACAGGCCTTGGTTGCGGCCTAG
- a CDS encoding sigma-54-dependent Fis family transcriptional regulator — translation MKVVIVDDEQDMRQSISQWLALSGFETETYGSAEEALKEITSDFAGIVISDIRMPGMDGMAFLKRLNSIDHSLPVIMITGHGDVPMAVEAMRIGAFDFLEKPFDPEKMSSLAKRAIQARRLTLDNRSLRRELSDGTGIMRRLVGTSPAMERLREDILDLGQADGHVLITGETGTGKTLVAHALHAVGPRAGKPFVTVTCGAQDEAQLRSLIFGAEENDLARPALEAARGGTLVLEDVETLSDALQARLLSALDEAQSAGRDLRIIAICNGAEGAAGCEAALRPDLFFRLAAMRIALPPLRQRGEDVLTLFAQFAENYAEEYGTDPIHPNAQETAQMLQAPWPGNLRQLLNLAERATLQARRGAASITALLMNDTTEVVPQDMGEGKPLKEYVEAFERMLIDNTMRRHRGSIAAVMEELSLPRRTLNEKMAKYGLSRSDYL, via the coding sequence ATGAAAGTTGTGATTGTCGATGACGAGCAGGATATGCGCCAATCGATCAGCCAATGGTTGGCCCTTTCTGGGTTTGAAACCGAAACCTATGGCAGCGCAGAAGAGGCGCTCAAAGAGATCACATCCGATTTCGCGGGCATTGTTATCAGTGACATTCGTATGCCCGGCATGGATGGGATGGCCTTTCTCAAACGGCTGAATTCTATCGATCACAGCCTGCCAGTGATCATGATCACGGGCCATGGCGATGTGCCAATGGCGGTCGAGGCGATGCGCATCGGCGCTTTTGATTTTCTCGAAAAACCCTTTGATCCCGAAAAGATGAGCAGCCTTGCCAAACGCGCGATCCAAGCGCGGCGTTTGACCCTTGATAATCGCTCGCTCAGGCGGGAACTCAGCGATGGCACAGGGATCATGCGCCGCTTGGTGGGCACAAGCCCCGCGATGGAACGGCTGCGCGAGGATATTCTCGACCTTGGCCAAGCCGATGGTCACGTTCTGATCACAGGCGAGACGGGCACGGGCAAAACCCTTGTCGCCCATGCCCTGCACGCGGTCGGCCCCCGCGCGGGCAAACCCTTTGTCACCGTCACCTGTGGCGCGCAGGACGAGGCGCAGTTGCGCAGCCTGATCTTTGGCGCAGAAGAAAACGATCTGGCCCGTCCCGCCCTAGAGGCCGCACGCGGCGGCACATTGGTGCTTGAGGATGTCGAAACCCTCAGCGATGCGCTGCAGGCGCGGCTGCTCTCGGCCTTGGACGAGGCGCAAAGCGCGGGCCGCGATCTGCGCATCATTGCCATTTGTAACGGGGCCGAAGGGGCCGCGGGCTGCGAGGCGGCGCTCAGGCCCGATCTGTTTTTCCGCTTGGCCGCGATGCGCATCGCGCTGCCCCCCTTGCGGCAGCGCGGCGAGGATGTGCTGACACTGTTCGCACAATTCGCTGAAAATTACGCCGAAGAATACGGCACCGACCCGATCCACCCCAATGCCCAAGAGACCGCGCAGATGTTGCAGGCCCCATGGCCGGGAAACCTGCGTCAATTGCTGAACTTGGCTGAACGCGCCACGCTGCAAGCCCGCCGTGGCGCGGCCTCGATCACGGCGCTGTTGATGAACGACACGACCGAGGTGGTGCCGCAGGATATGGGCGAGGGCAAACCCCTCAAAGAATATGTCGAGGCGTTCGAGCGGATGCTGATCGACAACACCATGCGCCGCCACCGCGGCTCCATCGCTGCCGTGATGGAGGAACTCAGCCTACCACGGCGCACCCTGAACGAGAAAATGGCGAAATACGGGTTGAGCAGGTCGGATTATTTGTGA
- the purS gene encoding phosphoribosylformylglycinamidine synthase subunit PurS, with product MRATVTVMLKQGVLDPQGEAVRHALGALGFEGVSGVRQGKVIELDLADGTTEDQIREMCEKLLANTVIESYQIAIS from the coding sequence ATGCGCGCAACCGTGACCGTGATGTTGAAGCAGGGGGTTCTTGATCCACAAGGCGAGGCGGTGCGCCATGCGCTGGGCGCTTTGGGCTTTGAGGGTGTTTCGGGTGTGCGGCAGGGTAAAGTGATCGAACTTGATCTGGCCGATGGCACCACCGAAGACCAAATCCGCGAGATGTGCGAAAAGCTTTTGGCCAATACTGTGATCGAAAGCTACCAAATCGCGATCAGCTAA